A genome region from Pseudomonas anguilliseptica includes the following:
- a CDS encoding putative Ig domain-containing protein: protein MQPEPTLLPESLPVAAVGEPYSVQLEVINTSTPVHGIYVNDAYALPEGLWVEHQDRDSHGLITGTPLKAGTYEVRMSAGTYGTQCTGRRASRVYNLVVTE, encoded by the coding sequence ATGCAGCCCGAGCCCACGCTACTACCCGAGAGCCTACCTGTAGCCGCAGTGGGCGAGCCCTATAGCGTGCAACTCGAAGTGATCAACACCTCGACGCCCGTGCATGGCATCTATGTGAATGATGCCTACGCCCTGCCTGAAGGGCTTTGGGTCGAGCACCAAGATCGCGACTCTCATGGACTGATCACCGGTACACCGCTCAAGGCCGGCACCTATGAAGTGCGCATGTCCGCTGGTACGTACGGCACCCAATGCACTGGGCGTAGAGCAAGCCGAGTCTACAACCTTGTGGTCACCGAATAA
- a CDS encoding helix-turn-helix transcriptional regulator, protein MTSLYDVSEMLKQARSDAKLSQEALASSAGVSRSTVARMETLAKGDMSVSVLVRLLEAAGYDLKLVKAGHERTVEDILNEQRSGSA, encoded by the coding sequence ATGACCTCTCTCTACGATGTTTCCGAAATGCTGAAACAGGCACGCAGTGATGCCAAGCTGAGCCAAGAGGCATTGGCCAGCAGCGCAGGGGTATCACGCTCCACGGTTGCACGCATGGAAACATTGGCCAAAGGCGATATGAGTGTCTCGGTGCTGGTTCGGCTGCTGGAAGCGGCAGGCTATGACTTGAAGCTGGTTAAGGCCGGGCACGAACGCACGGTTGAAGACATCCTCAACGAGCAGCGGTCAGGGAGCGCTTGA
- a CDS encoding type II toxin-antitoxin system HipA family toxin, whose product MILDVHVSSRLVAKLYRERDEYVLKYLPGTAPEDFISLTMPVREEAWRWPRDLFPFFRQNLPEGYLLGVIREEFGPLLDGTDLSLLGVVGGTGIGRISVTPEGIKPGVEMAPLEINHLLKAENTSERFAALVRQYARVAVSGVVPKFIATDAAEPREPLGKPTLRTGFHIIKGSDDTTPFLGFNEFYTMRVLARLNLVPVAACRMSEDGKILVVDRFDVDEQGIPRYGVEDACGLLGLPPHEKYAPTTERVWKATRAYIPADRLQAQREHLGWQLLTNYVLRNARCHAKNIALFYTSRADVAFTPVYDLVTTQAYPRFASNPPGLSVGGRQTWTPGRSLETFFKAVLGIPPRQYAAMVEQLCESAVAVGREVIEAAKNEPAWRDVAKHMVHAWNEGMETLRSPKAAPHFRGLDTAIEDAGFSGPRKPERSREVIGRSELLAKKR is encoded by the coding sequence ATGATCCTCGACGTCCACGTCAGCTCAAGGCTAGTGGCCAAGCTCTATCGGGAGCGCGATGAATACGTACTGAAATACCTGCCAGGAACAGCACCGGAGGACTTCATCAGCCTCACGATGCCCGTTCGCGAAGAAGCATGGCGCTGGCCCCGCGATCTGTTTCCATTTTTCCGGCAGAACCTACCCGAAGGGTATTTGCTGGGCGTCATTCGCGAAGAATTTGGCCCGCTGCTCGATGGCACCGACCTGTCGCTGCTGGGCGTGGTGGGGGGCACCGGCATCGGCAGAATCTCGGTCACGCCTGAAGGCATCAAGCCTGGCGTCGAAATGGCACCCTTAGAGATAAACCATCTGCTCAAGGCGGAAAACACCAGCGAACGGTTCGCCGCACTGGTACGGCAATATGCTCGGGTAGCCGTGTCGGGGGTCGTACCAAAGTTCATTGCCACCGACGCCGCCGAACCTCGGGAGCCGCTAGGCAAACCGACCCTGCGCACCGGCTTTCACATCATCAAAGGCTCCGACGACACTACCCCTTTTCTAGGTTTCAACGAGTTCTACACCATGCGCGTACTGGCGCGGCTTAATCTCGTGCCGGTCGCAGCCTGTCGCATGTCAGAGGACGGCAAAATCCTGGTAGTGGATCGTTTCGATGTGGACGAGCAAGGCATCCCCCGCTACGGAGTCGAAGACGCCTGTGGACTACTGGGTTTGCCGCCACATGAAAAATACGCCCCCACCACCGAGCGGGTGTGGAAGGCCACGCGGGCCTATATCCCCGCTGATCGTCTGCAAGCGCAACGCGAGCACCTAGGCTGGCAGCTGCTTACCAACTACGTATTGCGCAATGCGCGCTGCCACGCGAAGAACATCGCGCTGTTTTACACCTCGCGTGCTGACGTGGCCTTTACTCCGGTCTATGACTTGGTGACCACTCAGGCCTACCCGCGCTTCGCCAGCAACCCACCTGGCCTGTCCGTAGGCGGAAGACAAACCTGGACACCGGGCCGTTCGCTGGAAACCTTTTTCAAAGCCGTCCTAGGTATTCCGCCGCGCCAGTATGCCGCCATGGTCGAGCAACTCTGCGAGTCCGCCGTAGCGGTCGGCAGAGAAGTGATCGAAGCCGCGAAAAACGAGCCCGCCTGGCGCGATGTGGCCAAACACATGGTGCATGCCTGGAACGAGGGTATGGAGACCTTGCGCAGCCCCAAAGCAGCCCCGCACTTTCGCGGCTTGGATACCGCCATTGAAGACGCAGGCTTCTCAGGGCCGCGCAAACCAGAACGCAGCCGAGAGGTGATTGGCCGCTCTGAGTTGCTGGCAAAGAAGCGCTGA
- a CDS encoding nuclease-related domain-containing protein has protein sequence MDFTPVIAQVWGMLIWFIPAALLIGLLKSPWAKGYIGELLVQLFAHWQLDKQTYHRLHNVTLNTPDGTTQIDHVFLSPYGIFVLETKNMSGWIFGSEKQAQWTQKLYKRTFKFQNPLRQNYKHLKALEATLGVDPAHLHSVITFVGGSTFKTEVPANVTQGIGFIRYIKSFQQPLFSEAEVEAMLQALQTGRHAPTRATHRKHVQNLKRRSDPTAEQQCPKCGSALVIRIRKTGANAGQQFWGCSTFPKCRTIQNL, from the coding sequence ATGGACTTCACCCCCGTCATCGCGCAGGTCTGGGGCATGCTGATCTGGTTCATTCCAGCTGCACTGCTGATCGGCCTGCTCAAATCACCTTGGGCCAAAGGCTACATTGGTGAACTCCTGGTGCAGCTGTTTGCCCATTGGCAGCTGGATAAGCAGACCTACCACCGCCTGCACAATGTCACGCTGAACACCCCAGACGGCACCACGCAGATCGACCACGTCTTCCTCTCGCCCTACGGCATCTTCGTGCTGGAAACGAAGAATATGAGCGGCTGGATCTTCGGCAGCGAAAAGCAGGCGCAGTGGACGCAGAAGCTCTACAAACGCACCTTCAAATTCCAGAACCCGCTGCGGCAGAACTACAAGCACCTCAAAGCCCTGGAAGCCACCCTTGGCGTTGATCCCGCGCACCTGCACTCGGTGATCACCTTTGTCGGCGGCAGCACCTTCAAAACCGAGGTGCCGGCCAACGTGACCCAGGGCATTGGCTTTATCCGCTATATCAAGTCATTCCAGCAGCCGCTATTCAGCGAGGCAGAAGTCGAAGCCATGCTGCAAGCCCTGCAAACCGGCCGCCACGCTCCAACCCGCGCCACCCACCGCAAGCATGTGCAAAACCTCAAACGCCGCAGTGATCCGACAGCCGAGCAGCAATGCCCGAAATGTGGCAGCGCACTGGTTATTCGCATCCGTAAAACTGGGGCCAATGCCGGTCAGCAGTTTTGGGGGTGCTCGACGTTCCCCAAGTGTCGAACAATTCAGAATCTTTAA
- a CDS encoding IS5 family transposase — MKQMTFADAEYAGKRKQTRKELFLIEMDRVVPWKGLIALIEPYYPKGEGGRPAYPLMAMLRVHLMQNWFGYSDPAMEEALYETTILRQFAGLSLERIPDETTILNFRRLLEKHELAAGILAVINGYLGDRGLSLRQGTIVDATLINAPSSTKNKDGKRDPEMHQAKKGNQYYFGMKAHIGVDDESGLVHSVVGTAANVADVTQVDKLLHGEENVVCADAGYTGVEKRPEHDGREVIWQVAARRSTYKKLGKSSPLYKAKRKIEKAKAQVRAKVEHPFRVIKRQFSYVKTRFRGLAKNTAQLVTLFALSNLWMARRHLLTNAGEVRL; from the coding sequence ATGAAGCAAATGACCTTCGCCGATGCCGAGTACGCCGGCAAACGCAAGCAGACCCGCAAAGAGTTGTTCCTGATCGAGATGGATCGGGTGGTGCCGTGGAAGGGTTTGATCGCACTGATCGAACCGTATTACCCCAAGGGTGAAGGCGGTCGGCCGGCCTATCCGCTGATGGCGATGCTACGTGTGCACCTGATGCAGAACTGGTTCGGCTACAGCGACCCGGCGATGGAAGAAGCGCTGTACGAGACCACTATCCTGCGGCAGTTCGCCGGGCTGAGTCTGGAACGTATCCCCGACGAAACCACCATCCTCAACTTCCGTCGTCTGCTGGAGAAACATGAGTTGGCTGCCGGCATCCTGGCCGTCATCAATGGCTATCTTGGCGACCGTGGCCTGTCGTTGCGCCAAGGCACCATCGTCGATGCCACGCTGATCAATGCGCCGAGTTCGACCAAGAACAAGGACGGCAAACGGGACCCAGAGATGCACCAGGCCAAGAAGGGCAACCAATACTACTTCGGCATGAAGGCGCACATTGGCGTGGATGACGAGTCGGGGCTGGTACACAGCGTGGTAGGCACGGCGGCCAACGTGGCGGATGTCACTCAGGTCGACAAGTTGCTGCACGGCGAGGAAAACGTGGTGTGCGCCGATGCGGGTTATACCGGCGTCGAAAAGCGCCCCGAACATGATGGGCGCGAGGTGATCTGGCAGGTTGCTGCCCGCCGCAGCACCTATAAGAAGCTGGGTAAGAGCAGCCCGCTGTACAAAGCCAAACGCAAGATCGAGAAGGCCAAGGCCCAGGTGCGCGCCAAGGTTGAGCACCCGTTCCGGGTGATCAAGCGTCAGTTCAGTTATGTAAAGACACGCTTCCGTGGCTTGGCCAAGAACACGGCGCAACTGGTGACGCTGTTCGCGCTGTCGAACCTGTGGATGGCACGCCGACATTTACTGACCAATGCAGGAGAGGTGCGCCTGTAA
- a CDS encoding YfbU family protein has protein sequence MEFSNEQKLIVTLLTDIHEALKIQDSVDPRFVQRMVVEDQTWALEWKYPGMFQESEDEKPQVRFVAKVLDMWERLEYQFNNFDPVEKAELEEKAGVFGRDVRFRGFDGNNETEELSITSIFVEDLDRWSDFKGRNFNSHMRLSDAYRRMLERFSDLPPYDRDLTVDEVAEVLFEQTHPENR, from the coding sequence ATGGAGTTCTCTAACGAGCAAAAATTGATTGTCACGCTTCTTACTGACATCCACGAAGCGCTGAAGATTCAAGATAGCGTTGACCCTCGCTTCGTACAGCGCATGGTTGTCGAGGATCAGACGTGGGCACTTGAGTGGAAGTATCCAGGTATGTTTCAAGAGTCTGAGGATGAAAAACCGCAAGTTCGGTTTGTTGCCAAAGTACTGGATATGTGGGAACGGCTTGAGTACCAGTTCAATAACTTCGATCCCGTCGAGAAGGCAGAGCTTGAGGAGAAGGCTGGAGTTTTCGGACGTGATGTCAGGTTTCGTGGTTTCGATGGAAATAACGAAACAGAAGAGCTGTCGATTACATCCATTTTTGTAGAGGATCTCGATCGTTGGTCTGACTTCAAAGGACGTAATTTCAACTCGCATATGAGATTGAGTGACGCTTATCGCCGGATGCTTGAGCGTTTTTCAGACCTACCACCGTACGACCGCGACCTCACAGTGGATGAAGTTGCGGAAGTGTTGTTTGAGCAGACTCACCCTGAGAATCGTTGA
- a CDS encoding DUF1496 domain-containing protein, with protein MRLPFAALLAMLATSALADDEQKTQQVIVQPLDTMKACYMQNDVYSKGMIVNVGTATMQCQRGKNHGMNDESLPLEWVKLD; from the coding sequence ATGCGTCTACCGTTCGCCGCTTTACTCGCAATGCTAGCCACCTCTGCACTCGCTGATGATGAGCAAAAGACCCAGCAGGTTATTGTTCAGCCGTTGGACACGATGAAAGCCTGTTACATGCAAAATGATGTCTACTCGAAGGGAATGATCGTCAACGTAGGTACAGCGACAATGCAGTGCCAACGGGGCAAGAATCATGGAATGAATGACGAGAGCCTGCCGCTTGAGTGGGTGAAGCTGGACTAA
- a CDS encoding IS5 family transposase: protein MKQMTFADAEHAGKRKQTRKELFLIEMDRVVPWKGLIALIEPYYPKGEGARPAYPLMAMLRVHLMQNWFGYSDPAMEEALYETTILRQFAGLSLERIPDETTILNFRRLLEKHELAAGILAVINGYLGDRGLSLRQGTIVDATLINAPSSTKNKDGKRDPEMHQAKKGNQYYFGMKAHIGVDDESGLVHSVVGTAANVADVTQVDKLLHGEENVVCADAGYTGVEKRPEHDGREVIWQVAARRSTYKKLGKSSPLYKAKRKIEKAKAQVRAKLEHPFRVLKRQFSYVKTRFRGLAKNTAQLMTLFALSNLWMARRHLLTNAGEVRL, encoded by the coding sequence ATGAAGCAAATGACCTTCGCCGATGCCGAGCACGCCGGCAAACGCAAGCAGACCCGCAAAGAGTTGTTCCTGATCGAGATGGATCGGGTGGTGCCGTGGAAGGGTTTGATCGCACTGATCGAACCGTATTACCCCAAGGGTGAAGGCGCTCGGCCGGCCTATCCGCTGATGGCGATGCTACGTGTGCACCTGATGCAGAACTGGTTCGGCTACAGCGACCCGGCGATGGAAGAAGCGCTGTACGAGACCACTATCCTGCGGCAGTTCGCCGGGCTGAGTCTGGAACGTATCCCCGACGAAACCACCATCCTCAACTTCCGTCGTCTGCTGGAGAAACATGAGTTGGCTGCCGGCATCCTGGCCGTCATCAATGGCTATCTTGGCGACCGTGGCCTGTCGTTGCGCCAAGGCACCATCGTCGATGCCACGCTGATCAATGCGCCGAGTTCGACCAAGAACAAGGACGGCAAACGCGACCCAGAGATGCACCAGGCCAAGAAGGGCAACCAATACTACTTCGGCATGAAGGCGCACATTGGCGTGGATGACGAGTCGGGGCTGGTACACAGCGTGGTAGGCACGGCGGCCAACGTGGCGGATGTCACTCAGGTCGACAAGTTGCTGCACGGCGAGGAAAACGTGGTGTGCGCCGATGCGGGTTATACCGGTGTCGAAAAGCGCCCCGAACATGATGGGCGCGAGGTGATCTGGCAGGTTGCTGCCCGCCGCAGCACCTATAAGAAGCTGGGTAAGAGCAGCCCGCTGTACAAAGCCAAACGCAAGATCGAGAAGGCCAAGGCCCAGGTGCGCGCCAAGCTTGAGCACCCGTTCCGGGTGCTCAAGCGTCAGTTCAGTTATGTAAAGACACGCTTCCGTGGCTTGGCCAAGAACACGGCGCAACTGATGACGCTGTTCGCGCTGTCGAACCTGTGGATGGCACGCCGACATTTACTGACCAATGCAGGAGAGGTGCGCCTGTAA
- a CDS encoding GntP family permease yields MGTLGILTSLALLMYLAYRSINVLILAPLLALLALLFAGDIGLLLPTYTQVFMKAMGGYVMQFFPLFLLGALFGKLMDDSGSARAIAHGIVAKVGSERAILAIVLACGILTYGGVSLFVVAFAVYPIGAALFREAGIPKRLIPGAIALGSFTFTMTALPGTPAIQNAIPNPFFGTDAFAAPGLGVIAGLIMFGLGTWWLTAQSRKLMAAGEGYGEHRDEPVADKSVVEDQRTIPGFWLALLPIFVVIGLNFLMAKQILPNLDTSYLAKPEFGGLQDAKSLIGIWSIIVALSAAILLLTAMHWQRWMDLKKSVNDGAFGSMLPILNTAAEVGYGTVIASLAGFVIIRDLVLGVSDNPLISEAVAVNILAGITGSASGGMSIALKTLGEQYLTLANAAGISPELLHRVAAMASGCMDTLPHNGAVISLLAICKLTHRESYKFIFVNTVAFPMVALVVVITLGTMFGSF; encoded by the coding sequence ATGGGTACCCTCGGTATTCTGACTTCCCTCGCATTGTTGATGTACCTCGCCTATCGCAGCATCAACGTGCTGATCCTCGCCCCACTGCTGGCCCTGCTGGCATTGCTGTTTGCCGGCGATATTGGCCTGCTGCTGCCCACCTACACCCAGGTGTTTATGAAGGCCATGGGCGGCTATGTGATGCAGTTTTTCCCGCTGTTTCTGCTCGGCGCGCTGTTCGGCAAGCTGATGGATGATTCGGGCTCGGCCCGCGCCATCGCCCATGGCATCGTCGCCAAGGTCGGTAGCGAGCGAGCGATTCTGGCCATCGTGCTGGCGTGCGGCATCCTCACCTACGGCGGCGTGTCGCTGTTTGTCGTGGCATTCGCCGTGTACCCGATTGGCGCCGCGCTGTTCCGCGAGGCGGGCATTCCCAAGCGGCTGATCCCCGGCGCCATCGCTCTCGGCTCGTTCACCTTCACCATGACCGCCCTGCCCGGCACCCCGGCCATCCAGAACGCCATTCCCAACCCGTTTTTCGGCACCGATGCCTTTGCCGCACCGGGCCTGGGCGTGATTGCCGGGCTGATCATGTTCGGCCTCGGCACCTGGTGGCTCACCGCACAGTCGCGCAAGCTGATGGCTGCCGGTGAAGGCTACGGCGAGCACCGCGACGAGCCGGTGGCCGACAAATCGGTCGTCGAAGACCAGCGCACGATCCCCGGTTTCTGGCTGGCACTGCTGCCGATCTTTGTGGTGATCGGCCTGAACTTCCTGATGGCCAAGCAAATTCTGCCGAACCTCGACACCAGCTACCTGGCCAAACCGGAATTCGGCGGCCTGCAGGATGCAAAATCGCTGATCGGTATCTGGTCGATCATCGTCGCCCTGAGTGCGGCCATCCTGCTGTTGACCGCCATGCACTGGCAGCGCTGGATGGACCTGAAAAAGAGCGTCAACGACGGCGCGTTCGGCTCCATGCTGCCAATCCTCAACACTGCCGCCGAAGTGGGCTACGGCACGGTGATCGCCTCCCTGGCCGGCTTTGTGATCATCCGCGACCTGGTGCTCGGCGTCTCCGATAACCCACTGATCTCCGAAGCCGTAGCGGTGAATATTCTTGCCGGTATCACCGGTTCGGCGTCTGGCGGTATGTCGATTGCGCTGAAAACCCTCGGCGAGCAGTACCTGACCCTGGCCAACGCCGCCGGCATCAGCCCCGAGCTGCTGCACCGCGTTGCCGCCATGGCCTCCGGCTGCATGGACACCCTGCCGCATAACGGCGCGGTGATCTCGCTGCTGGCGATCTGCAAACTGACCCACCGCGAGTCGTACAAATTTATCTTCGTCAACACCGTGGCCTTCCCGATGGTGGCGCTCGTGGTCGTCATCACGCTCGGCACGATGTTTGGCAGTTTCTAA
- a CDS encoding acyl CoA:acetate/3-ketoacid CoA transferase: MSKIMTAAAAVARIPDNANLATGGFVGIGFAEEIAIALEQRFLAEQAPRDLTLVYAAGQGDGKSRGLNHLAHEGLVRRVIGGHWGLIPGLQKLAVDNRIEAYNLPQGVISQLFRDIAAGKPGQLSRVGLGTYVDPRHGGGKLNACTTIELVRLMPIDGEDYLFYPTFPIHVAVVRATSSDADGNLSFEREALTIESLAIAMAARNSGGLVIAQVERLGERGSLNAREVKTPGILVDCVVLAEPANHQQTFATAYNPAFAGETRVPMDSLKAMPLDVRKLIARRAALELKAGAVVNLGIGMPEGVAGVAAEEGVIERLTLTAEPGVIGGIPASGLDFGAASNHSALLDQPYQFDFYDGGGLDIAFLGLAQADAAGNLNVSKFGSRLAGAGGFINISQNAKQVVFLGTFSAGSQDIRIEDGQLRIIKDGELRKFVAEVEHRTFAGHQAAERGQPVLYVTERCVLRLTLDGLELIEVAPGVDIQRDILDRMDFTPIVHAPQLMDARLFLPAAMGLSERLNAD; this comes from the coding sequence ATGAGCAAGATCATGACCGCCGCAGCAGCTGTGGCGCGCATCCCCGATAACGCCAACCTGGCCACTGGCGGCTTTGTCGGCATCGGTTTCGCCGAGGAAATCGCCATCGCCCTGGAGCAGCGTTTTCTTGCTGAACAGGCGCCGCGCGACCTGACCCTGGTGTATGCCGCCGGCCAAGGCGACGGCAAAAGTCGCGGCCTCAACCACCTGGCCCATGAAGGCCTGGTGCGCCGGGTGATCGGCGGTCACTGGGGCCTGATACCGGGGCTGCAGAAGCTGGCGGTAGACAACCGCATTGAGGCCTACAACCTGCCGCAGGGGGTGATCTCCCAGCTGTTTCGCGACATAGCCGCCGGCAAGCCGGGACAGCTGTCGCGGGTCGGCCTAGGCACCTATGTCGATCCGCGCCACGGCGGCGGCAAGCTCAATGCGTGCACCACCATCGAGCTGGTACGGCTGATGCCGATCGACGGTGAGGACTACCTGTTCTACCCGACCTTCCCCATCCACGTGGCGGTGGTGCGCGCCACCAGCAGCGATGCCGACGGCAACCTGAGCTTCGAGCGCGAGGCGCTGACCATCGAGAGCCTGGCCATCGCCATGGCCGCGCGCAACTCAGGCGGGCTGGTGATCGCCCAGGTCGAGCGCCTGGGCGAACGCGGCTCGTTGAATGCCCGCGAAGTGAAAACCCCTGGGATTCTGGTCGACTGCGTGGTATTGGCCGAGCCGGCCAATCACCAGCAAACCTTTGCCACCGCCTACAACCCGGCCTTCGCCGGTGAAACCCGCGTACCGATGGACAGCCTCAAGGCCATGCCGCTGGATGTGCGCAAACTGATCGCCCGCCGCGCGGCGCTTGAGCTGAAAGCCGGTGCGGTGGTCAACCTGGGCATCGGCATGCCGGAAGGTGTGGCCGGGGTAGCGGCCGAAGAAGGCGTGATTGAGCGCCTGACCCTGACCGCCGAACCCGGTGTAATCGGCGGCATCCCCGCCTCGGGCCTGGATTTTGGCGCAGCCAGCAACCACAGCGCGCTGCTCGACCAGCCTTATCAGTTCGACTTCTACGACGGTGGCGGCCTGGATATCGCCTTTCTCGGCCTGGCCCAGGCTGATGCGGCGGGCAACCTCAACGTGTCCAAGTTCGGCTCACGCCTGGCCGGGGCCGGCGGTTTTATCAATATCAGCCAGAACGCCAAGCAGGTGGTATTCCTCGGCACCTTCAGCGCCGGGTCGCAGGATATCCGCATCGAGGACGGCCAGCTGCGCATCATCAAGGACGGCGAGCTGCGCAAGTTCGTTGCCGAGGTAGAACACCGCACCTTCGCCGGCCATCAGGCCGCCGAACGCGGCCAGCCGGTGCTCTATGTCACCGAGCGCTGCGTGCTCCGTCTGACCCTGGACGGTCTTGAGCTGATCGAAGTGGCGCCGGGCGTGGATATCCAGCGTGACATCCTCGACCGCATGGACTTCACCCCCATCGTGCATGCGCCACAGCTTATGGATGCGCGGCTGTTTCTGCCGGCAGCCATGGGCCTGAGCGAGCGATTGAATGCTGACTAG
- a CDS encoding extracellular solute-binding protein — MRPLMPLLLLCCAVAAQAEEKALNLYSWSAYLPEQALQRFKDETGITVKYDIFDSAEALDSKLLTGGSGYDVVFPASSGLARAIQAKAVQALDRTQLPHLENLDPALLSKLASADPGNQYGLPYTWGTVGVGFNRQALEQRLPGVPLNSLDLLFKPEYASKLKDCGIAVIDSPQEVISIALNYLGKDPYSSARADLDAVAQLLTQLQPNLRYVGAGRHINDLAKGEICLALTYNGDAYMAAANAAEAKQPFEVQYRIPREGTLLWFDTMAIPADAPHPKAAHAFIDYMLRPEAIAELTNSVFFANANQAATALVDPGISGDADIYPGEAVRARLFAEQLMPLRQQRERTRIWTTFRSQY, encoded by the coding sequence ATGCGTCCGCTCATGCCCCTGTTACTGCTGTGTTGCGCCGTCGCCGCGCAGGCCGAAGAGAAAGCCTTGAACCTGTACAGCTGGTCCGCCTATCTACCGGAGCAAGCCCTGCAGCGCTTTAAGGATGAAACCGGGATCACGGTCAAATACGACATCTTTGACAGTGCCGAAGCCCTAGACAGCAAACTGCTGACCGGCGGCAGCGGTTATGACGTCGTATTCCCGGCCTCCAGCGGCCTGGCCCGGGCGATTCAGGCCAAGGCCGTGCAAGCGCTGGACCGCACGCAATTGCCACATCTGGAGAACCTCGACCCGGCGCTGCTGAGCAAGCTCGCCAGTGCCGACCCCGGCAACCAGTACGGTCTGCCGTACACCTGGGGCACGGTCGGCGTCGGTTTCAACCGTCAGGCGTTGGAACAACGCTTGCCGGGCGTGCCGTTGAACAGCCTGGATCTGCTGTTCAAGCCCGAGTACGCCAGCAAGCTCAAGGATTGCGGCATCGCGGTGATCGACTCGCCACAGGAAGTGATCAGCATCGCTCTCAATTACCTGGGCAAAGACCCCTACAGCAGCGCGCGCGCTGACCTCGATGCGGTGGCGCAGCTGCTCACCCAGCTGCAACCGAACCTGCGCTACGTCGGCGCCGGACGGCATATCAATGACCTGGCCAAGGGCGAAATCTGCCTGGCGCTGACCTACAACGGCGACGCCTATATGGCGGCGGCCAACGCCGCTGAGGCCAAGCAGCCGTTCGAGGTGCAGTACCGCATCCCGCGTGAAGGCACGTTGCTGTGGTTCGACACCATGGCCATCCCGGCCGATGCGCCGCACCCCAAGGCTGCCCACGCCTTTATCGACTACATGCTGCGCCCCGAGGCCATCGCCGAGCTGACCAACAGCGTGTTCTTCGCCAACGCCAACCAGGCCGCCACGGCGCTGGTCGACCCGGGGATCAGCGGCGATGCCGATATCTATCCAGGTGAAGCGGTGCGCGCGCGGCTGTTTGCCGAGCAATTGATGCCGCTGCGCCAACAGCGTGAGCGCACGCGTATCTGGACCACTTTCCGCAGTCAGTATTGA
- a CDS encoding ion channel, which produces MSELQVDERFWLDADQDKRDAEGLCAALHQRAQSGAPMRGFQLKYAQLAGIDLVNHHQRTGYDLRDCDLYRADLQKAHLFGLDLRGSSLMKADLRGANLHCCDLRDCNLLGVQLDGARLDNVIWDRRLRQERQGSAHQRLGDTEAARRCFEEAEETYRNLRLHLEKAGLFEQAGIFFHREMVMRRRQLPRYGGRRLLSWLVDLFSGYGEKPLNVVLFSIALIVFCGLLYFLVGVQHTGQTLGLALERGWLANLDDLGDCLYFSVVTFTTLGYGDITPHGLARPIAAFEAFAGSFTMALFVVVFVKKMTR; this is translated from the coding sequence ATGAGCGAGCTGCAGGTCGATGAACGCTTCTGGCTTGATGCCGACCAAGACAAACGTGACGCCGAAGGGCTCTGCGCCGCCCTGCACCAGCGCGCGCAAAGTGGCGCGCCAATGCGCGGCTTTCAGCTCAAGTACGCACAGCTGGCCGGCATCGATCTGGTCAACCACCACCAGCGCACGGGCTACGACCTGCGCGATTGCGATCTGTACCGTGCCGACCTGCAGAAAGCCCACCTGTTTGGCCTCGACCTGCGCGGCAGTTCGCTGATGAAAGCTGATCTGCGCGGCGCCAACCTACATTGCTGTGACCTGCGCGACTGCAACCTGCTCGGCGTGCAACTCGACGGCGCGCGCCTGGACAACGTGATCTGGGATCGGCGCCTGCGCCAGGAACGCCAGGGCAGTGCGCACCAGCGCCTCGGCGACACTGAAGCCGCCCGGCGCTGTTTTGAAGAGGCCGAGGAAACCTACCGCAACCTGCGCCTGCACCTGGAGAAAGCCGGGCTGTTCGAGCAGGCCGGGATATTTTTCCACCGCGAAATGGTCATGCGCCGTAGGCAACTGCCGCGCTACGGCGGTAGACGCCTGCTGTCCTGGCTGGTCGACCTGTTCAGCGGCTACGGCGAAAAGCCGCTGAACGTCGTGCTGTTCTCCATCGCACTGATCGTTTTCTGCGGCCTGCTGTACTTTCTGGTCGGCGTACAACACACCGGGCAAACCCTGGGCCTGGCTCTGGAACGCGGCTGGCTGGCCAACCTGGATGACCTCGGCGACTGCCTCTACTTCAGCGTGGTGACCTTCACCACTCTCGGCTACGGCGACATCACGCCCCACGGCCTGGCCCGCCCGATTGCCGCATTCGAGGCCTTTGCCGGCAGCTTTACCATGGCGCTGTTTGTCGTGGTGTTTGTAAAGAAGATGACCCGCTAG